A region of Streptomyces sp. NBC_01267 DNA encodes the following proteins:
- a CDS encoding long-chain-fatty-acid--CoA ligase: MTNLATFLVHAARQHGGRVAVRESETVLTYAELDDASARMAALLHADGVRPGDRVALAMPNITSFPVAYYGVLRAGAVVVPMNPLLKAREIAFVLRDSGARTVVTSPMSAGEATRAAAETGAECLVTGSAAFDAALRAVSPEPGVGDRAPSDTAVILYTSGTTGTPKGAELTHGNLISNTVTTVETLLTLGPDDVLFGGLPLFHAFGQTCALNAAISAGAALTLLPRFDPRRALEIMHRDRVTVFLGVPTMYTALLRTETSDGFDASGLSRLRLAVSGGSALPVEILHAFEQNFDVIVLEGYGLSETSPVTSFNHPDRPRKAGSIGLPVRGVEMTLVSAEGAPVRPGEVGEIAIRGENVMKGYWNRPEATAGALHDGWFRSGDLARVDEDGFYFIVDRRKDLIIRGGYNVYPREVEEVLYEHPAVAEAAVVGVPHDLHGEEVAAVVVRREGSGATADQIRDFVRERVAAYKYPRIVTFTDELPKGATGKILKREITVEDLEGSAGDSG; the protein is encoded by the coding sequence ATGACCAACCTGGCCACATTCCTGGTGCACGCCGCCCGGCAGCACGGCGGCCGAGTCGCCGTACGCGAGTCCGAAACCGTTCTGACGTACGCGGAACTGGACGACGCGAGCGCCCGGATGGCGGCGCTGCTCCACGCCGACGGAGTCCGGCCGGGCGATCGGGTCGCCCTGGCGATGCCCAACATCACTTCCTTCCCGGTCGCGTACTACGGCGTCCTCCGCGCCGGGGCCGTCGTGGTGCCGATGAATCCGCTGCTCAAGGCACGGGAGATCGCGTTCGTGCTCCGCGACTCCGGTGCACGGACGGTGGTGACGTCTCCGATGTCGGCGGGGGAAGCCACCCGGGCCGCGGCGGAGACCGGGGCCGAGTGCCTGGTCACGGGCTCGGCGGCGTTCGATGCCGCGCTGCGGGCCGTGTCGCCGGAGCCCGGGGTCGGCGACCGGGCGCCGAGCGACACAGCGGTGATCCTTTACACCTCCGGCACGACCGGCACCCCGAAGGGCGCCGAGCTCACGCACGGCAATCTGATCAGCAACACGGTCACCACGGTCGAGACGCTGCTGACGTTGGGGCCGGACGACGTGCTCTTCGGCGGACTCCCCCTGTTCCACGCGTTCGGACAGACCTGCGCCCTCAACGCCGCGATCTCGGCGGGGGCGGCACTCACCCTGCTGCCACGGTTCGATCCGCGCCGGGCGCTGGAGATCATGCACCGGGACCGGGTCACCGTCTTCCTCGGCGTGCCCACCATGTACACCGCCCTGCTCCGGACCGAGACCTCCGACGGCTTCGACGCCTCCGGTCTCTCCCGGCTGCGGCTGGCCGTGTCCGGCGGCTCGGCGCTGCCCGTCGAGATCCTGCACGCGTTCGAGCAGAACTTCGACGTCATCGTGCTGGAGGGGTACGGGCTGTCCGAGACCTCCCCGGTGACCTCGTTCAATCATCCGGACCGGCCTCGCAAGGCAGGGTCGATCGGGCTGCCCGTCCGCGGCGTCGAGATGACCCTCGTGTCGGCGGAGGGCGCGCCGGTGCGTCCCGGCGAGGTCGGTGAGATCGCGATCCGCGGCGAGAACGTCATGAAGGGCTACTGGAACCGGCCGGAGGCGACCGCCGGGGCCTTGCACGACGGGTGGTTCCGCAGCGGCGACCTCGCACGCGTCGACGAGGACGGCTTCTACTTCATCGTCGACCGTCGGAAGGACCTCATCATCCGCGGCGGGTACAACGTCTACCCGCGGGAGGTCGAGGAGGTGCTGTACGAGCACCCCGCCGTGGCCGAGGCCGCGGTCGTCGGTGTGCCGCACGACCTGCACGGCGAGGAGGTGGCCGCCGTCGTCGTCCGGCGGGAGGGCAGCGGGGCCACGGCGGACCAGATCCGTGACTTCGTCCGTGAGCGGGTGGCCGCCTACAAGTACCCCAGAATCGTGACGTTCACCGACGAACTCCCCAAGGGGGCTACGGGCAAGATCCTCAAGCGTGAGATCACGGTCGAGGATCTGGAGGGTTCCGCAGGGGACAGCGGGTGA
- a CDS encoding quinone oxidoreductase family protein produces MAHTIRFHETGGPEVLRWEEATVGDPGPGEVRIRHEAVGLNFADIYFRTGLYPAPLPAGLGVEAAGVIEAVGADVSGFAEGDRVTYTGSPLGAYSTERIMPPDSLIKLPDEIGFETAAAMTMRGLTSSYLLRRIYPLKPGDTVLLHAAAGGVGLIVCQWAELLGLTVIGTVSTEEKAEVARAHGCDHIVYYRRENVAERVRELTGGAGVPVVFDSVGATTYADSLASLRRRGLLVCFGTASGPVPPIDAAQLALHGSAFVTRPALADYIADPAERAELAGELFGHVAAGRIKIEINQRYALEDASQAHRDLASGRTTGSSVFVL; encoded by the coding sequence GTGGCACACACCATCCGCTTCCACGAGACCGGCGGCCCCGAGGTACTGCGCTGGGAGGAGGCCACCGTCGGGGACCCCGGTCCCGGCGAGGTACGGATTCGCCACGAAGCGGTGGGGCTGAACTTCGCCGACATCTACTTCCGCACCGGGCTCTACCCGGCTCCGCTGCCCGCCGGACTCGGCGTGGAGGCCGCAGGCGTGATCGAGGCGGTCGGCGCGGACGTGTCCGGCTTCGCCGAGGGGGACCGTGTGACCTACACCGGCAGCCCGCTCGGGGCCTACAGCACCGAACGGATCATGCCTCCGGACTCGCTGATCAAGCTGCCGGACGAGATCGGCTTCGAGACCGCTGCCGCGATGACCATGCGTGGCCTCACCTCCTCGTACCTGCTGCGCAGGATCTACCCGCTGAAGCCCGGCGACACGGTGCTGCTGCATGCGGCGGCGGGCGGCGTCGGGCTCATCGTCTGCCAGTGGGCCGAACTGCTGGGCCTCACGGTGATCGGCACGGTATCCACCGAGGAGAAGGCGGAGGTCGCCCGCGCCCACGGCTGCGACCACATCGTGTACTACCGGCGGGAGAACGTGGCCGAGCGGGTGCGCGAACTGACCGGCGGCGCCGGTGTACCGGTGGTGTTCGACAGCGTCGGGGCGACCACCTACGCCGATTCGCTGGCGTCCCTGCGGCGGCGCGGCCTGCTGGTGTGCTTCGGTACCGCCTCGGGGCCCGTACCTCCGATCGACGCCGCCCAACTGGCCCTCCATGGATCGGCCTTCGTGACCCGCCCGGCCCTGGCCGACTACATCGCCGATCCGGCGGAGCGCGCCGAACTGGCCGGCGAACTGTTCGGACATGTCGCCGCCGGACGCATCAAGATCGAGATCAATCAGCGCTACGCCCTCGAGGACGCGTCCCAGGCACACCGGGACCTGGCGAGCGGCCGGACGACAGGATCCTCCGTCTTCGTCCTCTGA
- a CDS encoding AraC family transcriptional regulator, protein MRPLVRSAALNGYVELSRSLAIDPQPLMQRVGLDAAALTVQDRWISGVAVARLLEVSAADSGHEDFGLRMSEFRRLGSLGPISLALREEPDVRSVLELLLRHEHMYNAALHARLSEREDLATLKVALDFGEAVEARQATELAVGAFHLVLRMFLGPQWLPLSVYFAHGAPADRGTHRRIFGPTVQFDQEFDGIIFSASDLDLPNTASDPLLRNYARQYVETVAVPRDTDTVDRVRELIEVLLPTGRCSVDRVARSLGVDRRSVHRRLASTGDTFSSLLNSTRVRMAEQFVANPSRSLTEVSDLLGFSTASAFSRWFREQFGCSPREWRGRATTGSDLTRTDPH, encoded by the coding sequence ATGAGACCGCTTGTCCGCAGCGCGGCACTCAACGGCTATGTGGAGTTGAGCCGTTCGCTGGCCATCGACCCGCAGCCGCTCATGCAGCGTGTGGGGTTGGACGCCGCCGCCCTCACCGTGCAGGACCGGTGGATCTCCGGCGTTGCGGTGGCCCGCCTGCTGGAAGTCTCGGCGGCCGACTCCGGCCATGAGGACTTCGGCCTGCGGATGTCCGAGTTCCGGCGCCTGGGCAGTCTCGGCCCCATCAGCCTCGCCCTCCGTGAGGAACCGGACGTACGCAGTGTGCTGGAGCTGCTGCTGCGCCATGAGCACATGTACAACGCGGCACTCCATGCCCGGCTCTCCGAGCGGGAGGACCTGGCCACCCTGAAGGTGGCACTCGACTTCGGGGAGGCGGTGGAGGCCCGGCAGGCCACCGAGCTGGCCGTGGGCGCGTTCCACCTGGTGCTGCGCATGTTCCTGGGCCCCCAGTGGCTGCCACTCTCCGTGTACTTCGCCCATGGGGCGCCGGCGGACCGCGGCACGCATCGGCGGATTTTCGGCCCGACGGTGCAGTTCGACCAGGAATTCGACGGAATCATCTTCTCGGCGAGTGATCTCGACCTGCCCAACACGGCGTCCGATCCGCTGCTCAGGAACTATGCCCGGCAGTACGTCGAGACCGTCGCGGTTCCGAGGGACACCGACACCGTGGACCGGGTGCGCGAGCTGATCGAGGTCCTGCTGCCGACCGGGCGGTGCTCGGTGGACCGGGTCGCGCGCAGCCTGGGCGTGGACCGGCGCAGCGTGCACCGGCGCCTCGCGAGCACCGGCGACACCTTTTCCTCGCTCCTCAATTCGACGCGCGTGCGGATGGCCGAGCAGTTCGTGGCGAACCCGAGCCGCTCTCTCACCGAGGTCTCCGATCTGCTCGGCTTCTCCACGGCCAGTGCCTTCTCCCGTTGGTTCCGGGAGCAGTTCGGGTGCAGCCCGAGGGAGTGGCGTGGCCGGGCGACGACCGGCTCCGACCTCACGAGGACCGACCCCCACTGA
- a CDS encoding alpha/beta hydrolase: MLSEHRPTRRSVLKAVGGASAALAVGGAGVLASASSAAAADDGFGLHIVEHNESDPRMWYYRFQTAEIGWNPGVNVLLPDDYHTSGRTYPVLYLLHGGLQDFITFDSPPQNIRDWTAGKPLIVVMPDGGHAGWYSNPVSSNAGPRNWEAFHMNQLLPWVEANFRTYAEYDGRAVSGFSMGGFGALKYAAKYYGTFASVSAHSGPASLRRDGGLVVHWANVSSAASDLGGGTVYGAPLWDEARVSADNPVERIESYRNKRVFLVAGTSPDPTNPFDSFNETQVLAGQREFRGLLDNAGIPYEAHEEPGGHIIREAMVRLDIDGIVGRLRKA; encoded by the coding sequence ATGTTGAGCGAGCACCGGCCCACGCGCAGGAGTGTCCTCAAGGCCGTCGGCGGCGCGTCCGCGGCGCTGGCAGTCGGGGGCGCGGGCGTCCTCGCGTCCGCGTCGTCGGCCGCCGCGGCCGACGACGGCTTCGGGCTGCACATCGTCGAGCACAACGAGAGCGACCCCCGCATGTGGTACTACCGGTTCCAGACCGCCGAGATCGGCTGGAACCCCGGCGTCAACGTCCTGCTCCCCGACGACTACCACACCAGCGGTCGCACCTACCCCGTCCTGTACCTGCTCCACGGCGGCCTCCAGGACTTCATCACCTTCGACAGCCCGCCCCAGAACATCCGCGACTGGACGGCCGGCAAGCCGCTCATCGTCGTGATGCCCGACGGTGGCCACGCGGGCTGGTACTCCAACCCGGTCAGCTCCAACGCCGGCCCCCGCAACTGGGAGGCCTTCCACATGAACCAGCTGCTCCCGTGGGTCGAGGCGAACTTCCGGACGTACGCCGAGTACGACGGCCGTGCCGTGTCGGGGTTCTCGATGGGCGGCTTCGGGGCTCTGAAGTACGCGGCGAAGTACTACGGAACCTTCGCCTCGGTGAGCGCCCACTCCGGGCCGGCCAGTCTGCGCCGCGACGGCGGTCTGGTCGTCCACTGGGCCAACGTGTCCTCCGCGGCCTCGGACCTGGGCGGTGGCACGGTCTACGGCGCGCCGCTGTGGGACGAGGCCAGGGTCAGCGCCGACAACCCGGTGGAGCGCATCGAGAGCTACCGGAACAAGCGGGTCTTCCTGGTCGCCGGCACCAGCCCCGACCCGACCAACCCGTTCGACTCGTTCAACGAGACCCAAGTGCTCGCCGGGCAGCGGGAATTCCGCGGCCTCCTCGACAACGCGGGCATCCCGTACGAGGCACACGAGGAGCCCGGCGGACACATCATTCGCGAAGCCATGGTCCGTCTGGACATCGACGGCATCGTCGGCCGTCTCCGTAAGGCGTAG
- a CDS encoding TauD/TfdA dioxygenase family protein — MTQISKPRPAAPALVRPEVRHSIKAEPLTCTIGAELSGVNLADAAHDDDLFAEIRALLLEHKVLFLRGQDITRAEHVAFATRFGPLEDHPVAGSDPEHPGLVRIYKDLDSAPDHYENALHTDATWRENPPMGAVLRCVESPPVGGDTVWINMAEAYRRLPDHIKTQIRGLRARHSIEASFGAVMPEERRHALKARYPDAEHPVVRTHPETGEEILFVNSFTTHLTNYHTPQNVRFGIDYAPGASNLLTYLLSQASVPEYQVRWRWQPNSFAIWDNRSTQHYAVQDYWPAVRKMERCGIVGDRPL, encoded by the coding sequence ATGACCCAGATCAGCAAGCCCCGCCCGGCCGCCCCGGCACTCGTCCGGCCGGAAGTCCGTCACTCGATCAAGGCCGAGCCTCTGACCTGCACCATCGGGGCCGAGCTGTCCGGCGTGAACCTGGCCGACGCCGCGCACGACGACGATCTGTTCGCCGAGATCCGGGCACTGCTCCTGGAGCACAAGGTGCTGTTCCTGCGGGGGCAGGACATCACCCGTGCCGAACATGTCGCCTTCGCCACCCGGTTCGGCCCGCTGGAGGACCATCCGGTGGCCGGCAGCGATCCCGAGCACCCCGGGCTGGTCCGTATCTACAAGGACCTGGACAGTGCGCCCGATCACTACGAGAACGCGCTGCACACCGACGCGACCTGGCGGGAGAACCCGCCGATGGGTGCCGTACTGCGCTGTGTGGAGTCACCGCCGGTGGGTGGGGACACCGTCTGGATCAACATGGCCGAGGCGTACCGCAGGCTGCCCGACCACATCAAGACGCAGATCCGGGGTCTGCGGGCCCGGCACAGTATCGAGGCGTCGTTCGGCGCGGTGATGCCCGAGGAGCGGCGCCACGCCCTGAAGGCCCGGTACCCCGACGCCGAGCACCCGGTGGTGCGGACCCATCCGGAGACCGGCGAGGAGATCCTTTTCGTCAACAGTTTCACCACGCATCTCACCAACTACCACACGCCGCAGAACGTGCGCTTCGGCATCGACTACGCGCCGGGGGCGAGCAACCTGCTGACCTATCTGCTCAGCCAGGCATCGGTGCCCGAGTACCAGGTCCGCTGGCGCTGGCAGCCGAACAGCTTCGCCATCTGGGACAACCGCTCCACGCAGCACTACGCCGTCCAGGACTACTGGCCGGCCGTCCGCAAGATGGAGCGCTGCGGAATCGTCGGAGACCGGCCTCTCTGA
- a CDS encoding MFS transporter yields the protein MSLPTTADPAPGTGSPAPAVSRRYAWTVFALSFGLLLSDYMSRQVLNAVFPLLKADWGLTDAKLGSLSGIVALAVGVLTFPMSLLADRWGRVRSLVLAAVAWSVATLACAVAAGYGQMFLGRLFVGIGEAAYGSVGIALVLSVFPARLRATLSGAFMGGGSFGSVLGVALSGVIAQHFGWRWAFGIMGFFGLALATTFAVVVTEKRLDPRRDATGDRREERAKAPLRDLLAQLFSSVSVVSAYVGSGLQLFLPGALLAWLPSFFNRYYHMPTAEAGVVAALFALLIGIGMILGGVVADRAGRTLAIRKWTTAIICSLLSLVLLSAAFGAPTGPAQMVLLAAGALVSGATAGPAAAMVANLTPGAISGTAFGTLTLANSLLGLAPGSAVTGMAADHVGLLGALRLMPLIAMAAALAFAVGRRHYDRDILRLAARATPAATRTKAVTT from the coding sequence ATGAGTCTTCCCACCACTGCGGATCCGGCGCCCGGCACCGGCTCTCCCGCACCGGCTGTCTCCCGGCGCTACGCCTGGACCGTCTTCGCCCTGAGTTTCGGACTGCTGCTGTCCGACTACATGTCGCGCCAGGTACTCAATGCCGTCTTTCCGCTGTTGAAGGCGGACTGGGGTCTCACCGACGCGAAGCTGGGATCGCTCAGCGGCATCGTGGCGCTGGCGGTCGGCGTGCTGACCTTCCCGATGTCCCTCCTGGCGGACCGCTGGGGCCGGGTGCGCAGCCTGGTACTCGCCGCGGTGGCGTGGAGTGTGGCCACCCTCGCCTGCGCGGTGGCGGCCGGTTACGGGCAGATGTTCCTCGGCCGGCTGTTCGTCGGCATCGGCGAGGCCGCGTACGGCAGCGTCGGCATCGCGCTCGTCCTCAGCGTCTTCCCGGCCCGCCTCCGGGCCACCCTCTCCGGTGCGTTCATGGGGGGCGGCTCGTTCGGTTCGGTCCTGGGTGTGGCGCTCAGCGGCGTGATCGCCCAACACTTCGGCTGGCGCTGGGCGTTCGGCATCATGGGGTTCTTCGGACTCGCTCTGGCCACGACGTTCGCCGTAGTGGTCACCGAGAAGCGGCTCGACCCACGGCGCGATGCCACCGGCGACCGCCGCGAGGAACGTGCCAAGGCCCCGCTGCGGGACCTCCTGGCGCAGCTCTTCTCCTCGGTCTCGGTGGTCAGTGCCTATGTCGGCAGCGGCCTCCAACTGTTCCTCCCCGGGGCGCTGCTGGCCTGGCTGCCCAGTTTCTTCAACCGCTACTACCACATGCCCACCGCCGAAGCGGGCGTCGTTGCCGCCCTGTTCGCGCTCCTCATCGGGATCGGCATGATCCTCGGAGGCGTCGTCGCCGACCGGGCAGGCCGGACCCTCGCTATCCGTAAGTGGACCACGGCGATCATCTGCAGCCTCCTCTCCCTCGTCCTCCTGTCGGCCGCCTTCGGCGCACCGACCGGACCGGCACAGATGGTCCTGCTGGCGGCCGGGGCCCTGGTGTCGGGAGCGACGGCCGGACCGGCCGCCGCGATGGTGGCCAACCTGACCCCCGGCGCCATCTCCGGTACGGCCTTCGGCACCCTCACACTGGCGAACAGCCTGCTCGGGCTGGCCCCGGGATCCGCGGTGACCGGCATGGCCGCGGACCACGTCGGCCTGCTCGGCGCGCTGCGGCTGATGCCGCTGATCGCGATGGCCGCCGCGCTGGCTTTCGCCGTCGGACGCAGGCACTACGACCGCGACATCCTCCGACTGGCCGCACGTGCCACCCCTGCGGCCACCCGAACAAAGGCAGTGACCACATGA
- a CDS encoding 3-keto-5-aminohexanoate cleavage protein: MHFHDDSLYPENQEPLVIQAAPYGPEWLPGDADDIPLTMDEHVQAAVDCYDAGATVLHIHVRELDGHGSKRMSMFNELIGRLREAVPDMVLQIGGSISFAPEGEGDEAKWLSYDTRHLLADLDPRPDQVTIAINTSQMNIVEIMTDDDLQGTSIANPAMYKAYRDMVVEAGPDFYLEHLKRLRANGIQPHFQLATLAQLETVERLIRAGIHTGPLVLNYVAIGGGFAGRHPADLIEFIRRTPDGAVLTIESSMRAVAPMNAIGIALGAHVRVGNEDNLWSRKGVPMSSVAQVEQMVRISESLGRPVATGLEARKIYRLGEYFTDTDETLAQLGMVPNRRPGQRGFMLRNPKN, from the coding sequence GTGCACTTCCACGACGACTCGCTCTATCCCGAGAACCAGGAACCGCTGGTCATCCAGGCGGCGCCCTACGGACCCGAGTGGCTGCCCGGTGACGCCGACGACATCCCCCTCACCATGGACGAGCACGTCCAGGCCGCCGTCGACTGCTACGACGCCGGCGCCACCGTGCTGCACATCCACGTGCGCGAGCTCGACGGCCACGGCTCCAAGCGGATGTCCATGTTCAACGAGCTGATCGGCCGGCTGCGCGAGGCCGTGCCGGACATGGTCCTGCAGATCGGCGGATCGATCTCCTTCGCCCCCGAGGGCGAGGGCGACGAGGCGAAGTGGCTCAGCTACGACACCCGCCACCTGCTGGCCGATCTCGACCCCAGGCCCGACCAGGTGACGATCGCCATCAACACCAGCCAGATGAACATCGTCGAGATCATGACGGACGACGACCTCCAGGGAACGTCGATCGCGAACCCGGCGATGTACAAGGCGTACCGGGACATGGTCGTCGAGGCCGGACCGGACTTCTACCTGGAACACCTGAAACGGCTCCGCGCGAACGGCATCCAGCCGCACTTCCAACTCGCCACCCTGGCCCAGCTGGAGACCGTGGAGCGGCTGATCAGGGCCGGGATCCACACCGGCCCGCTGGTCCTCAACTACGTGGCGATCGGCGGCGGATTCGCCGGCCGGCACCCCGCCGACCTGATCGAGTTCATCCGTCGCACCCCGGACGGCGCCGTCCTCACCATCGAGAGCTCCATGCGCGCCGTGGCGCCGATGAACGCGATCGGGATCGCGCTCGGCGCTCACGTACGGGTCGGCAACGAGGACAACCTCTGGAGCCGCAAGGGCGTGCCCATGAGTTCGGTCGCCCAGGTGGAGCAGATGGTCAGGATTTCGGAGAGCCTCGGCCGTCCCGTCGCGACCGGGCTCGAAGCCAGGAAGATCTACCGGCTCGGCGAGTACTTCACGGACACCGACGAGACCCTCGCGCAGCTCGGCATGGTGCCGAACCGGCGCCCCGGGCAGCGCGGCTTCATGCTGCGCAACCCCAAGAACTGA
- a CDS encoding acetoacetate--CoA ligase, whose product MHHDTELLWSPVRAEASNVADFMRWLDSTRGLRFADYAALWRWSTTDVPGFWSAVWDYYGLDARSPHDEVLADASMPGASWFPGTRLNFAERCFAHASDERPALVSLHEGGAPAETSWAQLRREVAALTASLRRLGVGPGDTVAGYLPNTPHAVIGVLATAAVGALWTVCSPDFGTPSVLARLRQARPTVLLAVDGYRHGGKEYDRLPAVEEITAGLPTLRHLVAVGHLRPSSAESRWTVRDDVAQHSWSTLLDQDVPLVFADVPFGHPLWTLWSSGTTGLPKGIVQSHGGIVVELLKALGLGADLRADDRYFFHTSTSWMVWNFMVAGLLHGSTIVLYDGSPTHPDVNGVWRVAEQTRASVVGVGAAYLISGEKADAHPAAEADLSALRTVLQTGSSLPPSTWRWAQDRLGPDVWLQSICGGTDICSVLAGGSALLPVRVGRIQCPALGVALAAWDPSGRPVVGEQGELVVTEPLPSMPLHFVDDPDGSRYRGSYFDMYPGVWRHGDWVTVDRDLTVVVAGRSDSTLNRMGVRMGSADIYAVVEQLPEVADSLVIGAEMPDGRYFMPLFVVLGDGATLDDGLRALITGAIRGELSPRHVPDAITEVPALPRTLTGKRLEVPVKRIIQGADVDEVSSAGAITHPEMLSWFAAFAASSR is encoded by the coding sequence ATGCATCACGACACCGAACTGCTGTGGTCCCCGGTCCGGGCCGAGGCCTCCAACGTCGCCGACTTCATGCGCTGGCTGGACAGCACCCGGGGACTGCGGTTCGCCGACTACGCGGCACTGTGGCGGTGGAGCACCACCGACGTCCCCGGGTTCTGGTCCGCGGTGTGGGACTACTACGGCCTGGACGCCCGTTCCCCTCATGACGAGGTACTCGCGGACGCGTCGATGCCCGGTGCCTCCTGGTTCCCGGGCACACGTCTGAACTTCGCCGAACGATGCTTCGCCCACGCCTCCGACGAGCGGCCGGCGCTCGTCAGCCTGCACGAGGGCGGTGCACCCGCGGAGACCTCCTGGGCGCAGTTGCGACGCGAGGTCGCCGCGTTGACGGCCTCGTTGCGCAGGCTGGGAGTGGGGCCCGGCGACACGGTCGCCGGATACCTGCCGAACACTCCGCACGCCGTGATCGGGGTCCTGGCGACCGCGGCGGTGGGCGCGCTGTGGACCGTGTGCTCGCCCGACTTCGGTACGCCCAGTGTGCTGGCGCGGCTGCGGCAGGCCCGCCCGACGGTCCTGCTGGCCGTGGACGGCTACCGCCACGGCGGCAAGGAGTACGACCGGCTCCCCGCGGTCGAGGAGATCACGGCCGGGCTGCCCACGCTGCGGCATCTGGTGGCCGTCGGCCACCTGCGGCCGTCCTCGGCCGAGTCCCGCTGGACGGTGCGCGACGACGTGGCACAGCACTCCTGGTCCACCCTGCTCGATCAGGACGTCCCACTGGTCTTCGCCGATGTTCCCTTCGGCCACCCGCTGTGGACCCTGTGGTCCTCGGGCACCACCGGGCTTCCCAAGGGCATCGTGCAGAGCCACGGGGGCATCGTCGTCGAACTGCTCAAGGCGCTCGGTCTGGGCGCCGACCTGCGCGCCGACGACCGCTACTTCTTCCACACCTCGACCAGTTGGATGGTCTGGAACTTCATGGTCGCGGGCCTGTTGCACGGCTCGACCATCGTCCTCTACGACGGCAGCCCCACCCACCCGGACGTCAACGGGGTCTGGCGGGTCGCCGAACAGACCCGTGCGAGCGTGGTCGGCGTGGGGGCGGCCTATCTGATCTCGGGCGAGAAGGCCGACGCCCACCCGGCGGCCGAGGCCGACCTGAGCGCGCTGCGCACCGTCCTCCAGACCGGTTCGTCGCTGCCTCCGAGCACCTGGCGCTGGGCCCAGGACCGTCTCGGCCCCGACGTCTGGCTGCAGTCGATCTGCGGGGGCACCGACATCTGCTCGGTACTCGCCGGCGGCAGCGCGCTGCTTCCGGTACGGGTCGGCCGCATCCAGTGCCCGGCCCTCGGCGTCGCCCTGGCCGCCTGGGACCCCTCGGGCCGGCCGGTCGTCGGTGAGCAGGGCGAGCTGGTGGTGACCGAACCGCTGCCGTCGATGCCCCTGCACTTCGTCGACGACCCGGACGGCTCGCGCTACCGGGGGAGTTACTTCGACATGTACCCGGGTGTCTGGCGGCACGGTGACTGGGTCACGGTCGACCGGGATCTGACCGTAGTGGTGGCGGGCCGTTCGGACTCGACGCTCAACCGCATGGGCGTCCGGATGGGCTCGGCCGACATCTACGCCGTCGTGGAGCAGCTGCCCGAGGTGGCCGACAGCCTGGTGATCGGGGCGGAGATGCCGGACGGCCGGTACTTCATGCCGTTGTTCGTGGTCCTCGGGGACGGTGCGACGCTCGACGACGGTCTCCGCGCACTGATCACCGGGGCGATCCGCGGTGAGCTCTCCCCCCGCCATGTGCCGGACGCCATCACCGAGGTGCCGGCGTTGCCGCGTACCCTGACGGGCAAGCGGCTGGAGGTTCCGGTCAAGCGGATCATCCAGGGCGCCGACGTCGATGAGGTGAGCAGCGCCGGTGCCATCACCCACCCCGAGATGCTGAGTTGGTTCGCCGCCTTCGCCGCCTCGTCCAGGTAG
- a CDS encoding RBBP9/YdeN family alpha/beta hydrolase yields the protein MNTRTGATIVVVPGLRDHVPDHWQTILAERLTAAGRTVRTVAPLTENQLSCAARVAALESVVAAVPGPVVLVSHSAGVMTTVHWARSSSRPVVGALLATPPDFDTPLPEGYPTPETLHGNGWTPTPRTALPFPSVVAASSDDPLGKAVRIARLAECWGSRLVQLGEVGHLNPGSGYGPWPRAEELVREIEQG from the coding sequence ATGAACACCCGCACCGGGGCCACGATCGTGGTCGTACCAGGACTGCGCGACCACGTCCCCGACCACTGGCAGACCATCCTGGCCGAACGGCTCACCGCAGCCGGGCGCACGGTGCGCACCGTCGCACCCCTGACGGAAAATCAACTCAGCTGCGCGGCAAGGGTCGCAGCACTGGAATCGGTGGTCGCGGCAGTTCCCGGACCGGTGGTGCTGGTCTCCCACAGCGCCGGGGTGATGACCACCGTGCACTGGGCGCGCAGCAGCAGCCGTCCGGTCGTGGGCGCCCTGCTGGCGACCCCTCCGGACTTCGACACACCGCTGCCGGAGGGATATCCGACCCCCGAAACGCTCCACGGCAACGGCTGGACGCCCACCCCGCGGACCGCCCTGCCGTTCCCCAGCGTCGTCGCGGCGAGCAGTGACGACCCGCTGGGCAAGGCGGTGCGCATCGCCCGGCTCGCCGAGTGCTGGGGCAGCCGTCTCGTGCAGCTCGGCGAGGTCGGGCACCTCAACCCCGGCTCGGGCTACGGACCGTGGCCGCGGGCCGAGGAACTCGTACGCGAGATCGAACAGGGCTGA